One segment of Pirellulales bacterium DNA contains the following:
- a CDS encoding DUF2071 domain-containing protein: MRIPAIHGLIQRRILVTYRVDPAIVSALLPSPFEPQIVRGHAVAGICLIQLAQVRPGFWPADWGLASQNAAHRFAVTWHDGEVEFQGVFIPRRDTSSWATVLLGGRLFAGVHHHARFLTRESADDLQISVASDDGKVAIQVEARPGGKWQSELFDSPHAASDFYRHGARGYSPALAPNKCEGLELVSERWHARPLAVNAIRSSFFADESVFPPGSAEFDCALEMRNIPHRWEPLAPLGTTEQYQGTVAVC; encoded by the coding sequence ATGCGAATTCCAGCCATCCACGGCCTCATCCAGCGGCGGATTCTGGTTACTTATCGCGTGGATCCAGCGATCGTAAGTGCGCTACTACCCAGCCCGTTCGAGCCGCAGATCGTGCGCGGACATGCGGTGGCCGGAATCTGCTTGATTCAACTGGCCCAAGTGCGCCCTGGGTTTTGGCCGGCAGACTGGGGATTGGCCTCTCAGAACGCGGCCCATCGCTTTGCCGTGACGTGGCACGACGGCGAAGTAGAGTTCCAGGGAGTCTTCATTCCGCGACGCGACACTTCGTCCTGGGCGACGGTGCTGCTGGGGGGCCGATTGTTCGCGGGCGTTCACCATCACGCGCGTTTTCTGACACGCGAATCTGCCGATGACTTGCAGATCTCGGTCGCTAGCGACGATGGAAAAGTTGCCATTCAGGTCGAGGCCCGCCCCGGCGGCAAATGGCAATCCGAATTGTTCGACTCGCCGCACGCAGCCAGTGACTTTTATCGGCACGGGGCGCGCGGCTACTCGCCTGCGCTCGCTCCTAACAAGTGCGAGGGGCTGGAGCTGGTTTCCGAGCGGTGGCATGCGAGGCCACTAGCGGTCAATGCGATCCGCTCCAGCTTCTTCGCGGACGAATCCGTTTTTCCGCCGGGCTCGGCCGAATTCGATTGCGCGCTGGAAATGCGCAACATTCCGCATCGCTGGGAGCCACTCGCCCCGTTGGGCACGACCGAGCAATACCAGGGAACAGTGGCCGTCTGCTGA